A genomic segment from Segniliparus rotundus DSM 44985 encodes:
- the coaBC gene encoding bifunctional phosphopantothenoylcysteine decarboxylase/phosphopantothenate--cysteine ligase CoaBC gives MTTSRSIVIGVGGGIAAYKACSIIRRYVEDGHHVRVLPTKSALKFVGAATFEALSGHACSAEVFENVPEVPHVRIGQEADLVVVAPATADLLARAANGQADDLLTATLLTARCPLLFAPAMHTEMWEHPATRANVATLRERGATVVEPASGRLTGADSGPGRLPDPEEVAALGQLLLERPDALPRDLEGVRVLVTAGGTREPLDPVRFLGNRSSGKQGYAVARLAAQRGAKVTLVAGTTAGLADPAAVNVVRAATAQQMGDAVLKLAGQADLVVMAAAVADFRAKAVSSTKIKKTGAEPEPIVLERNDDILASLVAARNRGELPADVAIVGFAAETGDERGDVLFHARRKLASKGCDLLVVNAVTEGNAFEVDENAGWILAADGSERSLAKGSKAAIASRVLDAASALRAQHQVD, from the coding sequence ATGACGACAAGTCGGAGTATTGTCATCGGCGTCGGTGGCGGCATCGCCGCCTACAAGGCGTGCTCGATCATCCGCCGCTATGTGGAGGACGGCCACCACGTCCGTGTCCTGCCGACGAAATCCGCGCTCAAATTCGTCGGGGCGGCGACCTTCGAAGCTCTTTCCGGCCATGCGTGCAGCGCGGAAGTGTTCGAGAACGTCCCTGAGGTCCCCCATGTCCGCATCGGCCAAGAGGCCGATCTCGTCGTGGTCGCCCCCGCGACCGCCGACCTGCTCGCGAGAGCGGCGAACGGCCAGGCCGACGACTTGCTCACCGCGACGTTGCTCACCGCCCGGTGCCCTCTCCTCTTCGCTCCCGCGATGCACACGGAGATGTGGGAGCATCCCGCGACGCGGGCGAACGTCGCGACGTTGCGCGAGCGGGGCGCTACTGTGGTCGAGCCCGCGTCGGGCAGGCTCACCGGCGCGGACAGCGGCCCCGGCCGCCTCCCGGACCCGGAAGAGGTCGCCGCGCTCGGCCAGCTGCTCCTTGAGCGTCCCGACGCGCTGCCCAGAGACTTGGAAGGCGTCCGTGTGCTCGTGACCGCCGGAGGCACTCGCGAGCCGCTCGACCCCGTGCGATTCCTCGGCAACCGCAGCTCCGGCAAGCAGGGCTACGCGGTGGCCCGCCTCGCGGCCCAACGCGGCGCGAAGGTCACCTTGGTCGCCGGAACGACAGCGGGGCTGGCGGACCCCGCGGCAGTGAACGTGGTCCGCGCGGCCACCGCGCAGCAGATGGGCGACGCCGTCCTGAAACTGGCGGGCCAGGCGGACCTTGTCGTGATGGCGGCCGCCGTCGCAGACTTCCGCGCCAAGGCCGTCTCGTCCACGAAGATTAAAAAAACTGGCGCCGAGCCGGAGCCGATCGTTTTGGAGCGCAACGACGACATCCTCGCCTCCCTGGTCGCGGCGCGCAACCGCGGCGAGCTGCCCGCGGACGTCGCCATCGTGGGCTTCGCGGCAGAGACTGGCGACGAGCGCGGCGATGTGCTTTTCCACGCGCGGCGCAAACTCGCCAGCAAGGGCTGTGATTTGTTGGTGGTCAACGCGGTGACCGAAGGGAACGCGTTCGAGGTGGACGAGAACGCGGGCTGGATACTCGCCGCGGACGGGTCCGAGCGGTCGTTGGCCAAGGGGTCGAAGGCGGCGATCGCGAGCCGAGTTCTGGACGCAGCGTCGGCGCTCCGCGCGCAACACCAGGTAGACTGA
- the gmk gene encoding guanylate kinase, producing MPAQQGRLIVLTGPSGVGKSTIVARVRQMMPELRVSVSATTREQRPGEQDGVDYYFITPERFDQMVANDEFLEWMSIHKGLHRSGTPEAPVREAIDHGFSVLTEVDLGGARALRARVPEAYLVFLAPPNWDELVSRLRGRGTETEDVLARRLQTAQVELAAQGEFDEVVVNHDVERTAADLVSLVHRLEGQPTDKERHG from the coding sequence ATGCCCGCCCAGCAAGGGCGGCTGATTGTGCTGACCGGGCCGAGCGGCGTTGGCAAGTCCACGATCGTGGCCCGGGTGCGTCAGATGATGCCTGAGCTTCGGGTGAGCGTCTCGGCCACCACGCGCGAGCAGCGTCCTGGCGAGCAAGACGGAGTGGACTACTACTTCATCACGCCAGAGCGCTTCGACCAGATGGTCGCCAACGACGAATTTTTGGAGTGGATGAGCATCCATAAAGGCCTGCATCGCTCCGGCACCCCCGAGGCTCCGGTTCGGGAGGCGATCGACCACGGTTTTTCCGTGCTCACAGAGGTGGATCTCGGCGGAGCGCGGGCCCTGAGGGCTCGCGTCCCCGAGGCCTACCTCGTTTTTCTCGCCCCGCCGAACTGGGACGAGCTGGTGTCCCGTCTGCGCGGCCGAGGCACCGAGACGGAGGACGTGCTCGCCCGCCGCTTGCAGACCGCGCAGGTGGAGCTCGCGGCACAGGGGGAATTCGACGAGGTCGTGGTCAATCACGACGTGGAGCGGACGGCCGCGGATCTGGTATCGTTGGTCCACAGACTCGAAGGACAACCGACCGACAAGGAGCGACACGGATGA
- the mihF gene encoding integration host factor, actinobacterial type codes for MALPQLTDAQRKAALDKAAAARKARAELKEKLKQGKVKLSKVLADAEKDDVLGKMKVSALLESLPKVGKVKAQEAMTELEIAPTRRLRGLGERQRKALLAKFGS; via the coding sequence GTGGCTCTTCCCCAGTTGACGGACGCGCAACGCAAGGCGGCTCTGGACAAGGCTGCTGCGGCCCGCAAGGCCCGCGCGGAACTCAAAGAGAAGCTGAAGCAGGGCAAGGTGAAGCTTTCCAAGGTCCTTGCGGACGCTGAGAAGGACGACGTCCTCGGCAAAATGAAGGTCTCCGCCCTGCTGGAGTCTCTGCCCAAGGTGGGCAAGGTCAAGGCGCAGGAAGCGATGACCGAGTTGGAGATCGCTCCGACCCGTCGCCTGCGCGGGCTCGGCGAGCGTCAGCGCAAGGCCCTCTTGGCCAAGTTCGGCAGCTAA
- the rpoZ gene encoding DNA-directed RNA polymerase subunit omega, whose product MSEALVFDPPQGITNPPIDELLEHVSSKYALVIYGAKRARQINDYYTQLGEGLFDYVGPLVEPGLQEKPLAIALREIHEGLLEHNEAQV is encoded by the coding sequence ATGAGCGAAGCGCTCGTTTTCGACCCGCCGCAGGGCATCACCAACCCGCCGATCGACGAGTTGCTCGAGCACGTCTCCTCCAAGTACGCCCTGGTGATTTACGGCGCCAAGCGCGCCCGCCAGATCAACGACTACTACACCCAGCTCGGGGAGGGCCTTTTCGACTATGTCGGCCCGCTGGTCGAGCCCGGCCTTCAGGAGAAGCCGCTCGCCATCGCCCTGCGTGAGATCCACGAAGGGCTTTTGGAGCACAACGAAGCCCAGGTCTAG
- the pyrF gene encoding orotidine-5'-phosphate decarboxylase, producing MPPSFNERAREAIARRGRLCAGVDPHPELLAEWNLPDDASGLAAFAQKCVDAFGDLVAAIKFQVAFFEAHGPEGLTALQVGLDAAAKTGALVIADAKRGDIDSTLQAYTRAWLAPGAPFTADAVTLSPYLGTGALRPAVAAARESGRGVIALAATSNAEARAGQRAKLPDGRSVAQSVVDEVAEWNKADRGASSPSAQPGGFPRPIGPGGVVVGATFDHGLDLSGLGGVILAPGFGAQGASETDVARRFPVGRDSLLVAASRSLLRAGPGIGALRAATTRTVDTLENALRA from the coding sequence ATGCCGCCGAGCTTCAACGAGCGGGCGCGGGAGGCCATCGCGAGACGAGGGCGCCTGTGCGCGGGAGTCGATCCGCATCCGGAGCTGCTTGCCGAGTGGAACTTGCCGGACGACGCGTCGGGGCTCGCCGCCTTCGCGCAGAAGTGCGTCGACGCGTTCGGCGACCTGGTCGCGGCGATCAAGTTCCAGGTGGCCTTCTTCGAGGCGCATGGGCCGGAAGGGCTCACCGCGCTCCAGGTCGGTCTGGACGCTGCGGCGAAAACAGGGGCTTTGGTGATCGCCGACGCGAAACGCGGCGACATCGACTCGACCCTGCAGGCGTACACGAGGGCCTGGCTTGCCCCAGGCGCCCCGTTCACCGCTGACGCGGTCACGTTGTCCCCTTACCTCGGCACCGGGGCTCTGCGGCCCGCTGTGGCCGCCGCGCGGGAGTCCGGGCGGGGAGTGATCGCGCTCGCGGCCACTTCGAACGCCGAGGCCCGCGCCGGGCAGCGCGCGAAGCTTCCCGATGGGCGGTCGGTGGCGCAGTCGGTGGTCGATGAAGTGGCCGAGTGGAACAAGGCGGACCGAGGGGCGTCGTCCCCTTCTGCGCAACCGGGCGGCTTCCCCCGGCCTATCGGACCGGGCGGCGTCGTCGTCGGCGCGACGTTCGACCACGGGCTGGACCTCTCCGGGCTGGGCGGGGTGATTCTCGCCCCCGGCTTCGGGGCGCAGGGGGCCAGCGAGACGGATGTCGCGCGGCGCTTCCCGGTCGGCAGGGACAGCCTTCTTGTGGCGGCTTCCCGGTCGCTTTTGCGGGCGGGCCCCGGGATCGGCGCGTTGCGGGCGGCGACGACACGAACAGTGGACACGCTGGAGAACGCGCTGCGAGCCTGA